A DNA window from Luteolibacter luteus contains the following coding sequences:
- a CDS encoding serine/threonine protein phosphatase, which yields MKDLKDGIRAHVRLDWMGRVHKRFRGTDADKRYENEVKVLKVLEERGCEYVPKVLEEYPEELYFVSTSCGKPADTISKQRADQLFADLERDYGVRHLDAEARNITYDMRAGRFCIIDFELADILPDPRKDADPAE from the coding sequence ATGAAAGATCTCAAAGACGGAATCCGCGCCCATGTGCGCCTGGACTGGATGGGACGCGTGCACAAGCGCTTCCGCGGAACGGATGCGGACAAGCGCTACGAGAACGAGGTGAAGGTGCTCAAGGTGCTGGAAGAGCGAGGCTGCGAATACGTGCCAAAGGTGCTCGAAGAATATCCGGAGGAACTCTACTTCGTCTCCACCAGCTGCGGGAAGCCGGCCGACACCATCAGCAAGCAGCGTGCGGATCAGCTCTTCGCGGATCTGGAACGTGACTACGGCGTACGGCACCTGGACGCCGAAGCGCGCAACATCACCTACGACATGCGAGCGGGACGCTTCTGCATCATCGACTTCGAGCTGGCGGATATCCTGCCGGATCCCAGGAAGGATGCGGATCCGGCGGAATGA
- the mgtE gene encoding magnesium transporter: protein MPDDEATLPIDELLRAVEAEDQSAVRAMAEEMHYADLAQAFQELEEEQHGLFLKTIGPALAADMIVELPDSLIEEALGAFSPSELKVLFHELSDDDRVDILQDVGDEARLRFLGLLGPEDEELTRSLLKYDHDTAGGRMTTRIGRVFASQTVKQAIEMLRRSQESTETLSRIFVVDEKGRLIGKLRFRDLAFNTWDTPVRDIMREIGTERVLATADQEEAANMLLKYDLIALPVVDEFGHLLGIVTHDDAMEILQEESTEDIEKIAGIGGEQSEETYLNTTILTQFRRRAGWLTGLAFVSILSGYVMMRFGSVLSQVFLLSLFLPMVVAAGGNTGGQASTMVIRAMSLGEIDEDCTWQVAWKELRTGFFLGALLGTCMAAFTLVLLPFFHFALPPGLTLGKVAFTVAVALTTQVTSATFLGSLLPLGARAAKLDPAVVSAPAIAAIVDVSGMVIYFSVARAILGL, encoded by the coding sequence ATGCCGGACGACGAAGCCACCCTCCCCATCGACGAGCTCCTCCGGGCTGTCGAGGCGGAGGACCAGAGCGCCGTCCGCGCCATGGCGGAGGAGATGCACTACGCGGACCTCGCCCAGGCCTTCCAAGAGCTAGAGGAGGAGCAACACGGGCTTTTCCTGAAAACGATCGGTCCGGCACTGGCGGCGGACATGATCGTGGAGCTGCCGGATTCCCTGATCGAGGAGGCGCTGGGAGCCTTCAGCCCCTCCGAGCTGAAGGTGCTCTTTCACGAGCTCTCCGACGACGACCGCGTGGACATCCTGCAGGACGTGGGCGATGAGGCACGGCTGCGCTTCCTGGGCCTGCTGGGACCGGAGGACGAGGAGCTGACGCGCTCCCTGCTGAAATACGATCACGACACCGCGGGCGGGCGCATGACGACCCGGATCGGCCGGGTTTTCGCGAGCCAGACGGTGAAGCAGGCGATCGAGATGCTGCGCCGCAGCCAGGAGTCGACCGAGACGCTAAGCCGGATTTTCGTGGTCGATGAAAAAGGACGCCTCATCGGCAAGCTGCGCTTCCGCGATCTGGCCTTCAACACCTGGGATACCCCGGTGCGCGATATCATGCGGGAAATCGGCACGGAACGCGTGCTGGCCACCGCCGACCAGGAAGAAGCCGCAAACATGCTGCTCAAGTACGACCTCATCGCGCTGCCGGTGGTCGATGAATTCGGACATCTCCTCGGGATCGTGACGCACGACGATGCGATGGAGATCCTGCAGGAAGAAAGCACCGAGGACATCGAAAAGATCGCAGGTATCGGTGGCGAGCAGTCGGAGGAGACCTATCTCAACACGACGATCCTCACGCAGTTTCGCCGGCGTGCAGGTTGGCTGACGGGACTGGCTTTCGTTTCGATCCTTTCCGGCTATGTGATGATGCGCTTCGGCTCGGTGCTGAGCCAGGTGTTCCTGCTTTCGCTGTTCCTTCCGATGGTTGTCGCCGCGGGTGGCAATACCGGCGGCCAAGCCTCGACGATGGTCATCCGGGCGATGTCTCTGGGGGAGATCGATGAAGACTGCACCTGGCAAGTGGCGTGGAAGGAACTGCGCACGGGCTTCTTCCTCGGAGCTCTGCTGGGCACCTGCATGGCGGCCTTCACCCTCGTGCTGCTGCCCTTCTTCCACTTCGCGCTGCCGCCGGGCCTGACCTTGGGCAAGGTGGCCTTCACCGTGGCGGTGGCATTGACCACACAGGTGACCTCCGCGACTTTCCTTGGTTCGCTGCTGCCGCTCGGAGCCCGCGCGGCGAAGCTGGATCCTGCCGTTGTTTCCGCTCCTGCCATTGCCGCGATCGTCGATGTCTCGGGCATGGTCATCTATTTCTCCGTGGCACGCGCCATTCTAGGGCTATGA
- a CDS encoding glycoside hydrolase family 127 protein, producing MKPVWNVVAALAVATASAEVPDLALRAIPVGDVRLLDSPFHDAQNRDLDYILTLEPDRLLSGMRAAARLEPKAALYGGWEKNGSGIVGHYLSACAWMYAATGDKRVKEKMDYIVSEMAAYQKNRGDGGLYASPWEADRWYAALGRGELRLSNVVPWYVGHKTLAGVRDAWLTGGNQQAKEVLLRYADWCVQITSKLTDQQWADLTSKEFGAPNEVFADLYAETGKPEYLALAKRFRKEPMVAALAENNFSVLNGKHANTEIPLFVGYERIYEATGEERWHKAAANFWDAVITKQTFSFGGNSIWEAFINPGEYDKKLADICGPETCNTYNMLKLTRQLHELRPQARYADYMERALYNHIITSLGPAPDNGFAYYTPTRPGHYKRYSQPFDAFWCCVGSGMENHGRYGSYIYSASEDRLWVNLFMPSQMRWKEKDIEIRQTTAFPEDGIISLAVKAGKSVDFTLSIRCPGWVDATKVKLRVNGKSLDVKAEAGSYLDVKRIWQSGDVLQAYFPPEPRMEKSAGGGYASFYHGPILLAAPLGDVGLVKQDFYADGSEPFIQLGRKEMDQSKVPSLPIGASVRMLEKGKGRKLGYTLKTTQGGQALVPFYQIGLERYSVYFPLR from the coding sequence GTGAAACCCGTTTGGAATGTGGTCGCCGCTCTGGCCGTGGCGACGGCGTCGGCTGAGGTCCCGGATCTGGCCCTGCGCGCCATTCCCGTGGGGGATGTCCGTCTGCTCGATAGCCCTTTCCACGACGCCCAGAACCGTGATCTCGACTACATCCTGACCCTCGAGCCGGACCGCCTTCTCTCCGGAATGCGTGCCGCTGCGCGCTTGGAGCCGAAAGCAGCCCTCTACGGCGGCTGGGAAAAGAATGGCTCCGGCATCGTCGGCCACTACCTCAGCGCCTGCGCGTGGATGTATGCCGCTACCGGCGACAAGCGGGTAAAGGAGAAGATGGACTACATCGTCTCCGAAATGGCTGCCTACCAGAAGAACCGCGGCGATGGTGGCCTCTATGCCTCACCTTGGGAGGCGGACCGCTGGTATGCCGCGCTTGGCCGCGGCGAGCTGCGCCTCAGCAATGTGGTCCCTTGGTATGTCGGCCACAAGACCCTCGCCGGTGTGCGGGATGCTTGGCTGACCGGTGGCAATCAGCAAGCGAAGGAGGTGCTGCTCCGCTATGCCGATTGGTGTGTGCAGATCACCTCGAAGCTTACCGACCAGCAGTGGGCGGATCTTACCTCGAAGGAATTCGGCGCACCGAACGAGGTCTTCGCGGACCTTTATGCAGAAACCGGCAAGCCGGAGTATCTCGCGCTCGCGAAGCGTTTCCGGAAGGAGCCGATGGTCGCTGCGTTGGCGGAGAACAATTTCTCGGTGCTCAATGGCAAGCATGCCAATACCGAGATCCCGCTCTTTGTCGGCTACGAACGCATCTACGAGGCGACCGGCGAAGAACGATGGCACAAGGCCGCTGCGAACTTCTGGGATGCGGTTATTACCAAGCAGACCTTCTCCTTCGGCGGGAACAGCATCTGGGAAGCCTTCATCAATCCCGGGGAATATGACAAGAAGCTCGCGGACATCTGCGGACCCGAGACTTGCAATACCTACAACATGCTGAAGCTGACCCGGCAGCTTCACGAGCTCCGCCCGCAGGCGCGCTATGCCGACTACATGGAGCGCGCGCTTTACAATCACATCATCACCTCACTGGGTCCGGCACCGGACAATGGCTTCGCCTACTACACGCCCACGCGGCCCGGCCACTACAAGCGTTACTCCCAGCCCTTCGATGCCTTCTGGTGCTGCGTCGGCAGCGGCATGGAAAACCATGGCCGCTACGGCTCCTACATCTACTCCGCTTCAGAGGATCGCTTGTGGGTAAATCTCTTCATGCCATCGCAAATGCGCTGGAAGGAGAAGGACATCGAGATCCGTCAAACCACGGCTTTTCCTGAAGACGGTATTATCTCTCTCGCGGTGAAGGCCGGGAAGTCCGTTGACTTCACGCTATCCATCCGTTGCCCGGGTTGGGTGGATGCAACCAAGGTGAAGCTCCGTGTGAATGGCAAGAGCCTCGATGTGAAAGCAGAGGCTGGAAGCTATCTCGACGTGAAGCGCATCTGGCAAAGCGGCGATGTGCTCCAAGCCTACTTTCCGCCGGAGCCGCGCATGGAGAAATCCGCGGGCGGTGGCTACGCTTCCTTTTATCACGGCCCGATTCTTCTCGCCGCGCCACTCGGCGATGTCGGTCTGGTGAAGCAGGATTTTTATGCTGATGGCAGCGAACCCTTCATCCAACTGGGGCGAAAGGAAATGGATCAATCGAAGGTTCCCTCGCTTCCCATCGGTGCCAGCGTGAGGATGTTGGAGAAAGGGAAGGGCAGGAAGCTCGGCTACACTTTGAAGACCACCCAAGGCGGGCAAGCGCTCGTGCCCTTTTACCAGATCGGGCTGGAGCGGTATTCGGTGTATTTTCCGCTGCGGTAG
- a CDS encoding peptidase M42, whose product MPFGLDPSLLDEYLDILRNLIREPSVVGSEDSFFRVLMRELQELDVTLTYYQGLLVAQGKDPHSLILSAHIDRHGLVCTGPNEFQYSAFIASNRSEQTGDSVSEQMLGLIQHRFGGQRVQAHIPYTGTYLGQGTITRSYVCPYRNNLIFEIDGLGFLQPGTPVAFLDRLSLHDGCISAQLDNVVSVAMLVFLFRRGFQGTALFTAQEEAGRSWRFAHAWFLREQIRTQRLLVLDTSPYPTREAAEAQHLVLRHRDASASFAPDITREVIGRCESLEIGYTFKDAYVEALNETRIKKLSLGRTELGRLILASNGELSGTTLQIPTTGYHTASETASLDSIRAALALLLSYVEKPAIIP is encoded by the coding sequence ATGCCCTTCGGCCTCGATCCCAGCTTGCTTGATGAATACCTCGATATCCTGAGGAATCTCATCCGCGAGCCCTCGGTGGTCGGCTCGGAGGACTCCTTCTTCCGCGTCCTCATGCGGGAACTGCAAGAGCTCGACGTCACGCTCACCTACTACCAAGGTCTCCTCGTCGCTCAAGGGAAGGATCCCCACAGCCTGATCCTATCCGCCCACATCGATCGCCACGGCCTTGTCTGCACCGGTCCGAACGAGTTCCAATACTCCGCCTTTATCGCGAGCAACCGCAGCGAGCAAACGGGCGACTCCGTCTCGGAGCAAATGCTCGGACTCATCCAGCACCGCTTCGGCGGGCAGCGTGTTCAGGCACACATTCCCTACACCGGCACTTACTTGGGTCAGGGAACGATCACCCGCTCCTACGTCTGCCCTTATCGAAATAACCTCATCTTCGAGATCGATGGCCTGGGCTTCCTGCAGCCGGGCACTCCGGTGGCCTTCCTGGACCGCCTTTCACTGCACGACGGCTGCATCTCGGCCCAACTCGATAATGTCGTCTCGGTGGCGATGCTGGTCTTTCTCTTCCGCCGCGGCTTCCAGGGCACCGCGCTCTTCACGGCCCAAGAGGAGGCGGGACGTAGCTGGCGCTTCGCCCATGCATGGTTCCTGCGGGAACAGATCCGCACCCAGCGGCTGCTGGTGCTCGATACCAGTCCCTACCCTACCCGGGAGGCAGCCGAAGCCCAGCACCTCGTTCTCCGCCACAGGGATGCCAGCGCGTCCTTCGCCCCGGACATCACCCGGGAAGTGATCGGTCGCTGCGAGTCGTTGGAAATCGGCTACACCTTCAAGGACGCCTACGTCGAAGCATTGAATGAAACGCGGATCAAAAAGCTCTCGCTTGGACGCACCGAGCTGGGCCGCCTGATTCTGGCAAGCAATGGAGAGCTCAGCGGCACCACCTTGCAGATCCCGACCACCGGCTACCACACGGCCAGCGAAACGGCATCGCTCGACTCGATCCGTGCCGCTCTGGCGCTCCTTCTCTCCTATGTTGAGAAGCCTGCGATAATCCCATGA
- a CDS encoding N-acetylmuramoyl-L-alanine amidase family protein, producing MKVTILLAALGSAILFSSCAGSGGSSSGSGNNLAADQWGHRPGPQGFSTVIIDAGHGGKDPGAISRTTGQREKDLALDTAKRLQRQLSGKVRTVLMRDGDEFIDLDVRAARASGKNGTILISLHYNSSGAGIRGPETYYWRVDSHGLATRIQRNMVSVSPSESGNRGMVRRRLRLTRNPDVPCVLAEIGYLSNASEAKLCSDPAYREKMAGAIARAILEQKDRGDAGTGPLPKPIYAPPSRPTDAPGS from the coding sequence ATGAAAGTCACCATCCTCCTAGCCGCGCTTGGCTCCGCGATCCTGTTTTCCTCCTGTGCCGGCAGCGGTGGCAGCAGCAGTGGATCGGGAAACAACCTCGCGGCGGATCAATGGGGACACCGGCCGGGACCGCAGGGATTCTCGACCGTGATCATCGATGCCGGCCACGGTGGCAAGGACCCGGGTGCCATTTCGCGAACCACCGGTCAGCGCGAGAAGGATCTGGCGCTCGATACGGCGAAGCGTCTGCAACGCCAGCTCAGCGGGAAGGTCCGCACCGTCCTGATGCGCGATGGGGATGAGTTCATCGACCTCGACGTGCGCGCGGCACGTGCTAGCGGGAAGAACGGCACGATCCTGATCAGCCTTCACTACAATTCCAGTGGCGCGGGCATCCGCGGCCCGGAGACCTACTACTGGCGCGTGGACAGCCATGGACTGGCAACGCGCATCCAGCGGAACATGGTCTCCGTATCCCCTTCCGAATCCGGCAACCGCGGCATGGTGCGCCGCCGCCTGCGGCTGACGCGGAATCCCGATGTGCCCTGCGTGCTCGCGGAGATCGGCTATCTGAGCAATGCCTCGGAAGCGAAGCTCTGCTCCGATCCCGCGTATCGCGAGAAGATGGCGGGTGCGATCGCGCGAGCGATCTTGGAACAAAAGGACCGCGGCGACGCCGGAACGGGACCGCTGCCGAAGCCGATCTACGCTCCCCCAAGCCGTCCGACCGACGCGCCAGGATCGTGA